Part of the Kitasatospora sp. NBC_01266 genome, GGGAGTGGGCGCGGGAGCCGGGAAGGCGCTGGCCGGGGCCGGGGCGGGGGTCGGGCTACCGCCGGTCGGAGCCGAGGCCGGGGCGGGCGTGGGGGCGGGGGAGCCCGTGGCCATGGCGATGCTGGTGCCTCCGAGGATCGCCATCAGGGTGAGGGCGGCGCCTCCCACGACGCGGCGCCGCGTCCTGCGTGCCCGGCCGGCGGCGATCACGTCGTCGGGGTCCGTCGATCCAAACTGGACCTGGTCCATGTGTTCCTCCAGTGCAGATTTCAACCAGTGTTCGTCGTGCTCGTACATGACGGTTCAGACTCCCCTCATGTCGAATTCGCGCAGCATGAGCTGACCCCGGAGCTTCGCCAGCGCCTTCGAACTCTGGCTGCGCACGGTACCCACCGAGCACCCCATCGTTGCCGCCACCTCCGCTTCGGGTAGATCGACCCAGTACCTCAGCACCACGGCGGTGCGTTGGCGTCTGGGGAGTGCCATCAGGGCCCGCATGACGTCGACACGCGTCGTGTCGGCGCCGGCGGGCGGGGTCACGTAGGCCCCTTGCGTCTCGACCGCCATGTCGGTGAGGAGTTCGCGCACGCGTCGCTTGCGCAGCCGCGAGATGTTGGCGTTGACCAGGATCCTGCGCACGTACGCGTCCGCGTTCTCGCTGCTGCTGACCCGCCGCCAGGACACGTACGCCTTGGCCAGAGCTGTCTGGACCAGGTCCTGTGCCAGGTGCGGGTCACCGACCAGCAGGTAGGCCTCCCGCTCGAGGATCCCGCGCCGGCTGACGACGTAGTCGCGGAAGTCACGCTCGCTTGCTTCGTCCAAGTCTCACTTCCTCTCCAATACCTAAGACGCCGGTCGGTACCCGCTGCTATGCCCGAGGTCGGAAAAATGTCGAAGATCCACCCGATCCGGTGCGGCCGGGGCGTAACGGGCCGCCAGCGCGTGGGCTGTCTCGGTGAGGCGGGCCCGCAGTTGCGGTGGGGCGAGGACCTCGACGTCCGTGCCGAGGCCGAGGAACATCGCGTGGGCGTGGTCGAGTGACTCGATGGGGAGCACCGCGCGGGTCCAGCCGTCCGGTTCGGGGGTTCCGGTGGCGGCCAGGGCTCGGGCGAGGGGGCCGGTGAGGCGGGGGGCGGCGTGCGGGGAGAGGCGGACCAGCGCCTCGCCCGTGTAGAGGCGGGCGTGGAAGTCGGCCTGTTGGCGCTGCCAGTGGGCGGCCAGGTCGAAGTCCTTCGGGGGGACGAAATCATCGTCGCGGAGGGTGAGTTCGAGGATCTGGTCGACCCGGTAGGTGCGGAGCGAGGTGGACGGGCCCGGGTGGTGTGCGGCGATCAGGTACCAGCGGCCGGCCTTGAGGACGAGGCCGTACGGCTCCAGGCGCCGGTCCACGTCGGTGGGTTCCTTCCAGCGCCGGTACCGGACGTCGAGCACCCGGCTGCGCCACACCGCCTCCGCGACCTGCGACAGGTGTGGAACGTCGTCGTCCTCCGCGTACCAGCCGGGGGCGTCGAGGTGGAACCGGGACCGCATCCGGTCCGCCTGGGCGCGCAGTTCGGGCGGGAGCGCCGCGCGCAGTTTGAGCTGGGCGCCCGCGAGGGCCGCGCCGAGGCCGAGTTCGGCGGCGGGGCCCGGGATGCCGGAGAGGAAGAGCGCCTGGGCCTCGCCGGCGCTCAGGCCGGTCAGTCGGGTGCGGTAGCCGTCGAACAGCTGGTAGCCGCCGCAGTGCCCGGCGTCCGCGTAGAGCGGTACGCCCGCCGCGTGCAGTGACTCGATGTCGCGGTAGACGGTCCGGACCGACACCTCAAGCTCCTCGGCGAGTTGAGCGGCGGTCATCCGGCCCCTGGTCTGGAGCATCAGCAGGATCGACAGCAAGCGGCTCGACTTCACTGACACAAGATGTCAGTGGAGCCGCCCTACGGTCCAACCATGGCTTTCACGGAGAAACTGCTGCGGGTGCTGTCGCCGATCGAGGTGGGCGGTCGCTGGATCAAGCGCTACCACGTCGCCGGGGACCCGGTCGGCATCGACCCGGTCGGCATCGAACCGGCAGTCGAGCAGGCGGCGTACGCGATCCTGCCCGAGCTGCTGCCCGAGCCGGACGGCACGCCGGCGGCCTCCTTCGTCGTCCTCCACAGGGGAGGGGACGACGGCGCCTATCTGAACGCCTACAGCTGGGTGTGGGACAACGTCCTGCACTTCGGCGGGGCGGCGGCGGGCCAGCCGGTGCTGGGGTGCCCGGACAACGACCCGACGCACTTCGTCCGGCTGGACCGCTCAATGATCGGCTGCGTCTGGGAGTTGCCGCCGATCCTGCACGAACGCGACGCCTGGGTACGCCACATGCTCGCGCCGGACCACGCCGATCTCGACGCGTACCTCGCCGACTCCCTCGCCGAGGGCAGCACGGGCGACCGCACGTGAACGACTTCGACTTCTTCGTCGGCACCTGGGACGTCGCCAATCGACGCCTGACGGACTACCTCGACGAGACGAGACGAGCGGGTGGGAGGAGCTCCCGGGTGTCAGCCACGCCTCCCGGCACTTCGAAGGCGGGGCGAGCTCTGCGGGAACGACACCTACGACGGCAGGGACATCAAGGCGCGCCTTGAGCTTCCAGTGACTGGAGACAGCAGAGTGGGGGACATGGACGTTACGACCCTCTACTCGATCGGGGAGCTTTCCCGGCGGACCGGCTTGTCCGTGAGGACCATCCGGTTCTACTCCGATTCGGGGGTGGTAGCGCCGACCACCCGAAGTCCCGCCGGTTATCGGCTCTACGACCTCGACGCACTGCTCCGTTTGGAACTCCTCCGCACACTGCGCGAGCTGGGCATGGACCTGGCCACGATCCAACGGGTACTGGACCGCGAGCTCTCGGTGACGGAAGTCGCCGCGGCGCAGGCCGACGCCCTGGACGTCCAGATCCGGGTGCTGCAACTGCGCCGGAGCGTTCTGCGAGTCGTGGCCAGCCGCGGGTCCAGTCCCGAGGAGACCAAACTCATGCACAGGCTGACGCAGTTGACCGGCGAGGAACGCCGACGTCTGATCGACGACTTCCTGGACGGCACCTTCGGCACGGTGGATGCCGACCCGGCCGCAGTGGCCATGGTTCGCGCTGCCACTCCCGACCTCCCCGATGATCCGTCCAGCGAGCAGGTCGCCGCGTGGGTGGAACTCGCCGAGCTGGTCGGCGACGAGGACTTCCGGGCCCGGATGCGCCGAACAGCCACGCGCCAGGCCGCCGGGCGCACACTCGACATCGAGAGCGAGGCCGGCGAGGAACTGATGGAATTCACCCGTCAGAAGGTCGCCGAGGCCAGGGAGTCGGGCATCGACCCGCTCAACGACAGGGCCGCACCCGTCATCGACGACCTCGTGCACCGCTTCGCCGAGGTATTCGCGCGCACCCCGGACGCGGAATTCCGGGACTGGCTGGCCCAGCAGTTCGAAGAGGCGCACGATCCCCGGGTGGACCGGTACTGGCGGCTGGTGTGGATCATCAATGGCTGGCAGGTCCTACCGAACCTGCTCCCGGTGTACCCCTGGCTCGTCCAGGCCCTGCGAAACGACCGCGACACTCCCTAGTCACCACCCCTTGGACTCATTCATCCAGGGGATGTCAGGTCGTGGACGTTCCATCAATAACGGCCGTTACAGTAATCGACCCGTAAAGATCCGCCGCTCCCGCGTACGGAGAACGTCAGGATCGCGGACGACGGAGGCCGACCGACCGGCCCGGCC contains:
- a CDS encoding helix-turn-helix transcriptional regulator, with product MKSSRLLSILLMLQTRGRMTAAQLAEELEVSVRTVYRDIESLHAAGVPLYADAGHCGGYQLFDGYRTRLTGLSAGEAQALFLSGIPGPAAELGLGAALAGAQLKLRAALPPELRAQADRMRSRFHLDAPGWYAEDDDVPHLSQVAEAVWRSRVLDVRYRRWKEPTDVDRRLEPYGLVLKAGRWYLIAAHHPGPSTSLRTYRVDQILELTLRDDDFVPPKDFDLAAHWQRQQADFHARLYTGEALVRLSPHAAPRLTGPLARALAATGTPEPDGWTRAVLPIESLDHAHAMFLGLGTDVEVLAPPQLRARLTETAHALAARYAPAAPDRVDLRHFSDLGHSSGYRPAS
- a CDS encoding helix-turn-helix domain-containing protein — translated: MDVTTLYSIGELSRRTGLSVRTIRFYSDSGVVAPTTRSPAGYRLYDLDALLRLELLRTLRELGMDLATIQRVLDRELSVTEVAAAQADALDVQIRVLQLRRSVLRVVASRGSSPEETKLMHRLTQLTGEERRRLIDDFLDGTFGTVDADPAAVAMVRAATPDLPDDPSSEQVAAWVELAELVGDEDFRARMRRTATRQAAGRTLDIESEAGEELMEFTRQKVAEARESGIDPLNDRAAPVIDDLVHRFAEVFARTPDAEFRDWLAQQFEEAHDPRVDRYWRLVWIINGWQVLPNLLPVYPWLVQALRNDRDTP
- a CDS encoding SigE family RNA polymerase sigma factor — translated: MDEASERDFRDYVVSRRGILEREAYLLVGDPHLAQDLVQTALAKAYVSWRRVSSSENADAYVRRILVNANISRLRKRRVRELLTDMAVETQGAYVTPPAGADTTRVDVMRALMALPRRQRTAVVLRYWVDLPEAEVAATMGCSVGTVRSQSSKALAKLRGQLMLREFDMRGV